A section of the Streptomyces sp. SLBN-118 genome encodes:
- a CDS encoding cyclopropane-fatty-acyl-phospholipid synthase family protein: protein MSVSLSPASWSQARRTAPVDARRWPDVASPPRCSRLRTATAGRRVRHALGTLPLQVRLGRGDTLGRGGPLMEVRDPAAFVRRIGSVGSVGFGESYMAGEWESRDLVGVLSVLAEHEAALVPGPVRRAREARAPHPSDGRPRPYPSGELSALFLDETLTYSSALFRGFPAEQHLLAAAQHRKTDRLLDLARVGQGTQLLELGTGSGESAIRAAQRGARVLAVAQSSEQQDLAQQRIRDAGYEGRVTVLLRDFRRVLGRFDAIVSVEMIETVGEERWAEYFMTLDRVLAPGGRVALQTSTAPHSRLLASRGTRTWSQKYIQPGPLPSTEAIEHIVTRRTGLSLAGRDSFGPHYAETLRLWRERFTHHADRAEALGFDETFRRMWTFHLADAEAGFRSGRLDVQQLLLTKQELSE, encoded by the coding sequence TTGAGCGTGTCCCTGTCCCCGGCATCCTGGTCCCAGGCCCGGCGCACCGCGCCCGTCGACGCACGCCGTTGGCCCGATGTGGCAAGCCCACCCCGGTGCTCCCGACTGCGCACGGCCACCGCGGGACGACGGGTGCGGCACGCGCTCGGCACGCTTCCGCTACAGGTGCGCCTGGGACGCGGCGACACGCTCGGCCGCGGCGGACCCCTGATGGAGGTGCGCGATCCGGCCGCCTTCGTCCGCAGGATCGGCTCCGTCGGCTCCGTCGGCTTCGGCGAGTCGTACATGGCGGGTGAGTGGGAGTCCCGCGATCTCGTCGGCGTGCTGAGCGTGCTCGCCGAGCACGAGGCCGCCCTCGTTCCCGGGCCGGTCCGGCGGGCGCGCGAAGCACGTGCGCCACACCCGTCCGACGGGCGCCCGCGACCGTACCCCTCCGGCGAGCTGTCAGCGCTCTTCCTCGACGAGACGCTGACGTACTCCTCCGCGCTCTTCCGGGGCTTCCCGGCCGAGCAGCATCTGCTCGCGGCGGCACAGCACCGCAAGACCGACCGGCTGCTCGACCTCGCCCGGGTCGGCCAGGGCACCCAGCTCCTCGAACTCGGCACCGGATCGGGTGAGTCGGCCATCAGGGCGGCGCAGCGCGGCGCGCGGGTGCTGGCGGTCGCCCAGTCGTCCGAGCAGCAGGACCTCGCACAGCAGCGCATCCGTGACGCGGGCTACGAGGGTCGCGTGACCGTCCTGCTGCGCGACTTCCGCAGGGTGCTCGGCCGGTTCGACGCGATCGTCAGCGTGGAGATGATCGAGACCGTCGGGGAGGAGCGCTGGGCGGAGTACTTCATGACGCTCGACCGAGTGCTCGCGCCGGGCGGACGCGTAGCCCTGCAGACGAGTACCGCGCCGCACAGCCGGCTGCTTGCCTCGCGTGGCACCCGCACCTGGTCCCAGAAGTACATACAGCCCGGGCCGCTGCCGTCGACCGAGGCGATCGAGCACATCGTCACCCGCCGCACCGGGCTGAGCCTCGCCGGACGGGACAGCTTCGGCCCGCACTACGCCGAGACGCTGCGGCTGTGGCGCGAACGCTTCACGCACCATGCCGACCGTGCCGAGGCCCTCGGCTTCGACGAGACCTTCCGCCGGATGTGGACCTTCCATCTCGCCGACGCGGAGGCGGGCTTCCGGTCCGGGAGGCTGGATGTCCAGCAACTGCTGCTG
- a CDS encoding TetR/AcrR family transcriptional regulator — protein sequence MSTTTGRRVGRPRATQRPDSGMSARDELLLAAAELFTKRGYAATTTRAVAESAGMRQATMYHYFTGKEDLLAELLESTVTPSLTLARRLLADDGRRAEDRLWELCRSDVELLCQGPHNLGALYLLPEVQGERFQRFHGVRADLKAAYGQLLAATGAGSQLSRLERALRTDVVFGLIEGVILIHRGAPGRAVSGLAGAMADAALRIVGAERAERAAARP from the coding sequence TGTCCGCACGAGACGAACTCCTGCTGGCTGCCGCCGAGTTGTTCACAAAGCGCGGATACGCGGCGACGACGACGCGGGCGGTCGCCGAGAGCGCGGGCATGCGGCAGGCGACGATGTACCACTACTTCACCGGCAAGGAAGACCTGCTGGCGGAGCTCCTCGAGTCGACGGTCACGCCCTCCCTGACCCTCGCGCGCCGGCTGCTCGCGGACGACGGGCGCCGGGCGGAGGACCGGCTGTGGGAGCTGTGCCGATCGGACGTGGAACTGCTGTGCCAGGGCCCGCACAACCTCGGCGCGCTGTACCTGCTGCCGGAGGTGCAGGGCGAACGCTTCCAGCGCTTCCACGGCGTACGGGCGGACCTGAAGGCGGCGTACGGGCAACTGCTGGCGGCGACGGGGGCGGGTTCGCAACTCTCACGCCTGGAGCGCGCCCTGCGCACGGACGTGGTGTTCGGCCTGATCGAGGGCGTCATCCTGATCCACAGGGGCGCGCCGGGCCGAGCGGTGTCGGGCCTGGCCGGCGCCATGGCGGACGCGGCGCTTCGGATAGTCGGGGCGGAGCGGGCGGAGCGGGCGGCCGCCAGGCCATAG